A stretch of the Sphingomonas sp. CL5.1 genome encodes the following:
- a CDS encoding alpha-hydroxy-acid oxidizing protein, with translation MPHYGDFQTLIYGAGLSGVQPTLPVDFATLKARAEAAMPPSVLNYVQGGCGDEFTQDENARAFHHWGMVPRMMVDCTNRDLSIDLYGRKLASPLFMAPIGVTGIVTQDQHGDLAAARASAMTGVPLCASTLSNDPLEDVKRACGDTPALFQLYTPRDKDVAASLVGRAEAAGYDAIVVTLDTWVTGWRPRDLNVSNFPQLRGAVLTNYFVDPAFRKLLAKSPEEDLRTAIGTWGATFGKVLTWGDLPWLKSLTKLPIVLKGICHPDDARRAIDGGADGIYVSNHGGRQANGGIAAIDMLPGVADAVRGRVPVLFDSGIRSGSDVVKAIALGADAVGIGRPYAYGLALGGAEGAAHVLKSILAEADLLMAVNGYPTLAAARAEGARRTDR, from the coding sequence ATGCCGCACTACGGCGATTTCCAGACATTGATCTACGGCGCGGGCCTCTCCGGCGTGCAGCCGACGCTGCCGGTCGATTTCGCGACGCTCAAGGCGCGGGCGGAGGCGGCGATGCCCCCCTCGGTGCTCAATTACGTGCAGGGCGGCTGCGGCGACGAGTTCACGCAGGACGAGAACGCCCGCGCCTTCCACCATTGGGGCATGGTGCCCCGCATGATGGTGGATTGCACCAACCGCGACCTGTCGATCGACCTCTACGGGCGCAAGCTCGCCTCGCCCCTGTTCATGGCGCCGATCGGCGTGACCGGGATCGTGACGCAGGACCAGCACGGCGACCTCGCCGCCGCACGCGCCTCGGCCATGACCGGCGTGCCGCTGTGCGCCTCCACCCTGTCGAACGATCCGCTGGAGGACGTGAAACGCGCCTGTGGCGACACGCCCGCGCTGTTCCAGCTCTACACACCGCGTGACAAGGACGTGGCCGCGAGCCTCGTCGGCCGCGCCGAGGCGGCGGGGTATGACGCGATCGTCGTCACGCTCGACACCTGGGTCACGGGCTGGCGGCCGCGCGACCTCAACGTCTCGAATTTCCCGCAGCTTCGCGGTGCTGTGCTGACCAATTATTTCGTCGATCCCGCCTTCCGCAAATTGCTCGCCAAGTCACCGGAGGAGGATCTGCGCACCGCGATCGGCACCTGGGGCGCGACGTTCGGCAAGGTGCTGACGTGGGGCGACCTGCCGTGGCTCAAATCGCTGACGAAGCTGCCGATCGTGCTCAAGGGCATCTGCCACCCCGACGACGCGCGGCGCGCGATCGACGGCGGGGCGGACGGCATCTACGTCTCCAATCATGGCGGACGGCAGGCGAACGGCGGGATCGCCGCGATCGACATGCTGCCCGGCGTGGCGGACGCCGTAAGGGGCCGCGTGCCGGTGCTGTTCGATTCCGGCATTCGCTCGGGCAGCGACGTGGTGAAGGCGATCGCGCTCGGCGCGGATGCGGTGGGGATCGGGCGACCCTATGCCTATGGGCTGGCGCTCGGCGGCGCGGAGGGCGCGGCGCATGTGCTGAAATCGATCCTCGCGGAGGCGGACCTGCTGATGGCGGTCAACGGCTATCCCACGCTCGCGGCGGCGCGGGCGGAAGGGGCACGGCGGACCGACCGCTAG